In Mobula birostris isolate sMobBir1 chromosome 15, sMobBir1.hap1, whole genome shotgun sequence, the following proteins share a genomic window:
- the kifc3 gene encoding kinesin-like protein KIFC3 isoform X5: protein MNEIDEHPSAPPEPVHAKAGTLDGKGCLQEGDLLHIVKGTTDLEKHLEILVQENDRLKQELSGSQLRFQQLRSSLPPCTDCEHSKENSRLRKQMTVLRLELQEKTQLLSELEQHLKDVLQDRAEKEERLNKRIRDCHLALAKQSTPGVKYMTKKMEVESSRMKQDLEEAQSRNHYLQEQISIQRQLLTEQEQQLQDSWQTSAQLQAQIMMYEAELEQARGEMLAALQAMEDEKNQAIEEVFQHARSEMKTVHDNLNGVRINLLSIQPALKTLTNDYNCLKNHVRDFPCLLQDAVSQTKKEIYQAVEEAKEINQDLLRKYKREMQLRKKCHNELVRLRGNIRVLCRVRPITREDGAGPDNRNVISFDQDDDGVLYVSHRGKTSMFELDKVFQPHALQTDIFREVQALITSCIDGYNVCIFAYGQTGSGKTYTMEGLPEDPGINQRALQHLFGEVAERSADWDLTITVSMAEIYNETLRDLLGSDQQKTEDLTMRNLLAKDPSEKLEIKLSPDGSGQLYVPGLMQIRVQSVDDINKVFELGRVNRATDFTNVNERSSRSHALLIVSVTGINLTSGVRTTGKLNLVDLAGSERVGKSGAEGPRLREAQNINKSLLALGDVICALRSKQPYIPFRNSKLTYLLQDSLSGDSKTLMMVQVSPMEKNVNESICSLKFAQRVRSVELGAAGRRGESQHCSNRQECEVK, encoded by the exons ATGAACGAGATTGATGAACATCCATCTGCACCTCCTGAGCCAGTCCATGCCAAGGCAGGGACGTTGGATGGGAAGGGTTGCCTTCAGGAGGGAGATCTGCTCCACATTGTGAAG GGTACAACTGACCTGGAGAAACACTTAGAGATCTTGGTGCAGGAAAATGATCGACTGAAGCAGGAGCTAAGTGGCAGCCAGCTCCGGTTCCAGCAGCTGCGgtcctccctccccccctgcaCGGACTGTGAACACAGCAAG GAAAACTCTCGGTTACGGAAGCAAATGACAGTCTTACGGTTAGAGTTGCAAGAAAAGACCCAACTGCTGTCAGAGCTGGAACAGCACCTCAAAGATGTCCTTCAGGACAGAGCTGAGAAGGAAGAGAGGCTGAATAAGCGCATAAGGGACTGCCATCTAGCTCTGGCCAAGCAGTCCACACCAGGAGTAAAG TATATGACCAAAAAAATGGAAGTTGAATCATCGAGGATGAAGCAGGACTTAGAAGAAGCTCAGTCAAGGAATCATTATCTTCAGGAACAGATTAGTATTCAGAGGCAACTGCTGACAGAGCAAGAACAACAGCTTCAAGACTCTTGGCAAACATCAGCCCAGCTTCAAGCTCAG ATCATGATGTACGAGGCAGAGCTCGAACAAGCACGAGGGGAGATGCTTGCAGCACTTCAGGCAATGGAAGATGAGAAGAACCAGGCCATTGAAGAGGTCTTCCAGCATGCACGCTCTGAAATGAAGACTGTGCATGATAATCTGAATG GTGTCCGAATCAACCTTCTCTCCATCCAACCAGCCCTGAAGACACTGACTAATGATTACAACTGTCTGAAGAACCATGTCCGGGATTTTCCCTGTCTTCTGCAGGACGCCGTCAGTCAGACAAAAAAGGAA ATTTACCAAGCAGTGGAGGAAGCGAAGGAAATAAACCAGGATCTTCTGCGCAAGTACAAGCGGGAGATGCAGCTCCGCAAGAAATGCCACAATGAGCTGGTGCGGCTTCGAG GGAATATTCGTGTCTTGTGCAGAGTTCGACCTATAACCAGGGAGGATGGTGCGGGTCCCGACAACAGGAATGTCATTTCCTTCGATCAGGACGATGATGGAGTTTTGTACGTCTCACACCGTGGAAAAACCTCCATGTTTGAGCTGGATAAGGTTTTTCAGCCACATGCATTGCAAACAGAT ATATTCCGGGAGGTTCAAGCACTCATCACGTCCTGCATTGATGGGTACAACGTCTGCATATTTGCTTATGGACAAACGGGTTCTGGGAAGACGTACACAATGGAG GGGTTGCCGGAAGACCCTGGAATAAACCAGCGTGCTCTCCAGCATCTGTTTGGTGAAGTGGCAGAGCGCTCAGCAGACTGGGATCTCACCATCACCGTCAGCATGGCTGAGATCTACAATGAAACCCTCAG aGACCTGCTAGGGTCTGACCAGCAGAAGACTGAGGATCTAACTATGAG GAACTTGTTGGCCAAGGACCCCAGCGAGAAGCTTGAGATAAAGCTAAGTCCAGATGGCAGTGGGCAGCTGTATGTCCCAGGCCTGATGCAGATCAGAGTACAGAGTGTGGACGATATCAACAAG GTTTTTGAACTTGGTCGTGTGAATCGGGCAACAGACTTCACAAATGTGAATGAGCGCAGCTCCCGATCCCACGCTCTGCTTATTGTTTCTGTGACTGGGATAAACCTCACCTCTGGAGTTCGAACAACAG GTAAATTAAACCTAGTGGACTTGGCAGGCTCTGAGCGTGTTGGGAAGTCGGGGGCAGAGGGTCCCCGGCTAAGAGAAGCTCAGAACATCAACAAGTCCCTGTTGGCCCTCGGTGATGTCATCTGTGCACTGCGCTCCAAACAGCCGTACATTCCTTTCCGTAACTCCAAGCTGACCTACCTGCTACAGGACTCCCTTAGCGGTGACAGCAAAACCCTCATGATGGTCCAG GTGTCTCCAATGGAGAAGAATGTCAATGAGAGCATTTGCTCACTGAAGTTTGCCCAGAGGGTGCGGTCAGTGGAACTGGGAGCTGCTGGACGCAGGGGGGAAAGTCAACACTGTTCCAATCGCCAGGAATGTGAG
- the kifc3 gene encoding kinesin-like protein KIFC3 isoform X4 encodes MNEIDEHPSAPPEPVHAKAGTLDGKGCLQEGDLLHIVKGTTDLEKHLEILVQENDRLKQELSGSQLRFQQLRSSLPPCTDCEHSKENSRLRKQMTVLRLELQEKTQLLSELEQHLKDVLQDRAEKEERLNKRIRDCHLALAKQSTPGVKYMTKKMEVESSRMKQDLEEAQSRNHYLQEQISIQRQLLTEQEQQLQDSWQTSAQLQAQIMMYEAELEQARGEMLAALQAMEDEKNQAIEEVFQHARSEMKTVHDNLNGVRINLLSIQPALKTLTNDYNCLKNHVRDFPCLLQDAVSQTKKEIYQAVEEAKEINQDLLRKYKREMQLRKKCHNELVRLRGNIRVLCRVRPITREDGAGPDNRNVISFDQDDDGVLYVSHRGKTSMFELDKVFQPHALQTDIFREVQALITSCIDGYNVCIFAYGQTGSGKTYTMEGLPEDPGINQRALQHLFGEVAERSADWDLTITVSMAEIYNETLRDLLGSDQQKTEDLTMRNLLAKDPSEKLEIKLSPDGSGQLYVPGLMQIRVQSVDDINKVFELGRVNRATDFTNVNERSSRSHALLIVSVTGINLTSGVRTTGKLNLVDLAGSERVGKSGAEGPRLREAQNINKSLLALGDVICALRSKQPYIPFRNSKLTYLLQDSLSGDSKTLMMVQVSPMEKNVNESICSLKFAQRVRSVELGAAGRRGESQHCSNRQECELESSLSAVQQGRHNSYSGGKSTAGKRRLVTSSEVSH; translated from the exons ATGAACGAGATTGATGAACATCCATCTGCACCTCCTGAGCCAGTCCATGCCAAGGCAGGGACGTTGGATGGGAAGGGTTGCCTTCAGGAGGGAGATCTGCTCCACATTGTGAAG GGTACAACTGACCTGGAGAAACACTTAGAGATCTTGGTGCAGGAAAATGATCGACTGAAGCAGGAGCTAAGTGGCAGCCAGCTCCGGTTCCAGCAGCTGCGgtcctccctccccccctgcaCGGACTGTGAACACAGCAAG GAAAACTCTCGGTTACGGAAGCAAATGACAGTCTTACGGTTAGAGTTGCAAGAAAAGACCCAACTGCTGTCAGAGCTGGAACAGCACCTCAAAGATGTCCTTCAGGACAGAGCTGAGAAGGAAGAGAGGCTGAATAAGCGCATAAGGGACTGCCATCTAGCTCTGGCCAAGCAGTCCACACCAGGAGTAAAG TATATGACCAAAAAAATGGAAGTTGAATCATCGAGGATGAAGCAGGACTTAGAAGAAGCTCAGTCAAGGAATCATTATCTTCAGGAACAGATTAGTATTCAGAGGCAACTGCTGACAGAGCAAGAACAACAGCTTCAAGACTCTTGGCAAACATCAGCCCAGCTTCAAGCTCAG ATCATGATGTACGAGGCAGAGCTCGAACAAGCACGAGGGGAGATGCTTGCAGCACTTCAGGCAATGGAAGATGAGAAGAACCAGGCCATTGAAGAGGTCTTCCAGCATGCACGCTCTGAAATGAAGACTGTGCATGATAATCTGAATG GTGTCCGAATCAACCTTCTCTCCATCCAACCAGCCCTGAAGACACTGACTAATGATTACAACTGTCTGAAGAACCATGTCCGGGATTTTCCCTGTCTTCTGCAGGACGCCGTCAGTCAGACAAAAAAGGAA ATTTACCAAGCAGTGGAGGAAGCGAAGGAAATAAACCAGGATCTTCTGCGCAAGTACAAGCGGGAGATGCAGCTCCGCAAGAAATGCCACAATGAGCTGGTGCGGCTTCGAG GGAATATTCGTGTCTTGTGCAGAGTTCGACCTATAACCAGGGAGGATGGTGCGGGTCCCGACAACAGGAATGTCATTTCCTTCGATCAGGACGATGATGGAGTTTTGTACGTCTCACACCGTGGAAAAACCTCCATGTTTGAGCTGGATAAGGTTTTTCAGCCACATGCATTGCAAACAGAT ATATTCCGGGAGGTTCAAGCACTCATCACGTCCTGCATTGATGGGTACAACGTCTGCATATTTGCTTATGGACAAACGGGTTCTGGGAAGACGTACACAATGGAG GGGTTGCCGGAAGACCCTGGAATAAACCAGCGTGCTCTCCAGCATCTGTTTGGTGAAGTGGCAGAGCGCTCAGCAGACTGGGATCTCACCATCACCGTCAGCATGGCTGAGATCTACAATGAAACCCTCAG aGACCTGCTAGGGTCTGACCAGCAGAAGACTGAGGATCTAACTATGAG GAACTTGTTGGCCAAGGACCCCAGCGAGAAGCTTGAGATAAAGCTAAGTCCAGATGGCAGTGGGCAGCTGTATGTCCCAGGCCTGATGCAGATCAGAGTACAGAGTGTGGACGATATCAACAAG GTTTTTGAACTTGGTCGTGTGAATCGGGCAACAGACTTCACAAATGTGAATGAGCGCAGCTCCCGATCCCACGCTCTGCTTATTGTTTCTGTGACTGGGATAAACCTCACCTCTGGAGTTCGAACAACAG GTAAATTAAACCTAGTGGACTTGGCAGGCTCTGAGCGTGTTGGGAAGTCGGGGGCAGAGGGTCCCCGGCTAAGAGAAGCTCAGAACATCAACAAGTCCCTGTTGGCCCTCGGTGATGTCATCTGTGCACTGCGCTCCAAACAGCCGTACATTCCTTTCCGTAACTCCAAGCTGACCTACCTGCTACAGGACTCCCTTAGCGGTGACAGCAAAACCCTCATGATGGTCCAG GTGTCTCCAATGGAGAAGAATGTCAATGAGAGCATTTGCTCACTGAAGTTTGCCCAGAGGGTGCGGTCAGTGGAACTGGGAGCTGCTGGACGCAGGGGGGAAAGTCAACACTGTTCCAATCGCCAGGAATGTGAG
- the kifc3 gene encoding kinesin-like protein KIFC3 isoform X3: protein MNEIDEHPSAPPEPVHAKAGTLDGKGCLQEGDLLHIVKGTTDLEKHLEILVQENDRLKQELSGSQLRFQQLRSSLPPCTDCEHSKENSRLRKQMTVLRLELQEKTQLLSELEQHLKDVLQDRAEKEERLNKRIRDCHLALAKQSTPGVKYMTKKMEVESSRMKQDLEEAQSRNHYLQEQISIQRQLLTEQEQQLQDSWQTSAQLQAQIMMYEAELEQARGEMLAALQAMEDEKNQAIEEVFQHARSEMKTVHDNLNGVRINLLSIQPALKTLTNDYNCLKNHVRDFPCLLQDAVSQTKKEIYQAVEEAKEINQDLLRKYKREMQLRKKCHNELVRLRGNIRVLCRVRPITREDGAGPDNRNVISFDQDDDGVLYVSHRGKTSMFELDKVFQPHALQTDIFREVQALITSCIDGYNVCIFAYGQTGSGKTYTMEGLPEDPGINQRALQHLFGEVAERSADWDLTITVSMAEIYNETLRNLLAKDPSEKLEIKLSPDGSGQLYVPGLMQIRVQSVDDINKVFELGRVNRATDFTNVNERSSRSHALLIVSVTGINLTSGVRTTGKLNLVDLAGSERVGKSGAEGPRLREAQNINKSLLALGDVICALRSKQPYIPFRNSKLTYLLQDSLSGDSKTLMMVQVSPMEKNVNESICSLKFAQRVRSVELGAAGRRGESQHCSNRQECELESSLSAVQQGRHNSYSGGKSTAGKRRLVTSKIQRGIGPPGPSGHTSQPPSI from the exons ATGAACGAGATTGATGAACATCCATCTGCACCTCCTGAGCCAGTCCATGCCAAGGCAGGGACGTTGGATGGGAAGGGTTGCCTTCAGGAGGGAGATCTGCTCCACATTGTGAAG GGTACAACTGACCTGGAGAAACACTTAGAGATCTTGGTGCAGGAAAATGATCGACTGAAGCAGGAGCTAAGTGGCAGCCAGCTCCGGTTCCAGCAGCTGCGgtcctccctccccccctgcaCGGACTGTGAACACAGCAAG GAAAACTCTCGGTTACGGAAGCAAATGACAGTCTTACGGTTAGAGTTGCAAGAAAAGACCCAACTGCTGTCAGAGCTGGAACAGCACCTCAAAGATGTCCTTCAGGACAGAGCTGAGAAGGAAGAGAGGCTGAATAAGCGCATAAGGGACTGCCATCTAGCTCTGGCCAAGCAGTCCACACCAGGAGTAAAG TATATGACCAAAAAAATGGAAGTTGAATCATCGAGGATGAAGCAGGACTTAGAAGAAGCTCAGTCAAGGAATCATTATCTTCAGGAACAGATTAGTATTCAGAGGCAACTGCTGACAGAGCAAGAACAACAGCTTCAAGACTCTTGGCAAACATCAGCCCAGCTTCAAGCTCAG ATCATGATGTACGAGGCAGAGCTCGAACAAGCACGAGGGGAGATGCTTGCAGCACTTCAGGCAATGGAAGATGAGAAGAACCAGGCCATTGAAGAGGTCTTCCAGCATGCACGCTCTGAAATGAAGACTGTGCATGATAATCTGAATG GTGTCCGAATCAACCTTCTCTCCATCCAACCAGCCCTGAAGACACTGACTAATGATTACAACTGTCTGAAGAACCATGTCCGGGATTTTCCCTGTCTTCTGCAGGACGCCGTCAGTCAGACAAAAAAGGAA ATTTACCAAGCAGTGGAGGAAGCGAAGGAAATAAACCAGGATCTTCTGCGCAAGTACAAGCGGGAGATGCAGCTCCGCAAGAAATGCCACAATGAGCTGGTGCGGCTTCGAG GGAATATTCGTGTCTTGTGCAGAGTTCGACCTATAACCAGGGAGGATGGTGCGGGTCCCGACAACAGGAATGTCATTTCCTTCGATCAGGACGATGATGGAGTTTTGTACGTCTCACACCGTGGAAAAACCTCCATGTTTGAGCTGGATAAGGTTTTTCAGCCACATGCATTGCAAACAGAT ATATTCCGGGAGGTTCAAGCACTCATCACGTCCTGCATTGATGGGTACAACGTCTGCATATTTGCTTATGGACAAACGGGTTCTGGGAAGACGTACACAATGGAG GGGTTGCCGGAAGACCCTGGAATAAACCAGCGTGCTCTCCAGCATCTGTTTGGTGAAGTGGCAGAGCGCTCAGCAGACTGGGATCTCACCATCACCGTCAGCATGGCTGAGATCTACAATGAAACCCTCAG GAACTTGTTGGCCAAGGACCCCAGCGAGAAGCTTGAGATAAAGCTAAGTCCAGATGGCAGTGGGCAGCTGTATGTCCCAGGCCTGATGCAGATCAGAGTACAGAGTGTGGACGATATCAACAAG GTTTTTGAACTTGGTCGTGTGAATCGGGCAACAGACTTCACAAATGTGAATGAGCGCAGCTCCCGATCCCACGCTCTGCTTATTGTTTCTGTGACTGGGATAAACCTCACCTCTGGAGTTCGAACAACAG GTAAATTAAACCTAGTGGACTTGGCAGGCTCTGAGCGTGTTGGGAAGTCGGGGGCAGAGGGTCCCCGGCTAAGAGAAGCTCAGAACATCAACAAGTCCCTGTTGGCCCTCGGTGATGTCATCTGTGCACTGCGCTCCAAACAGCCGTACATTCCTTTCCGTAACTCCAAGCTGACCTACCTGCTACAGGACTCCCTTAGCGGTGACAGCAAAACCCTCATGATGGTCCAG GTGTCTCCAATGGAGAAGAATGTCAATGAGAGCATTTGCTCACTGAAGTTTGCCCAGAGGGTGCGGTCAGTGGAACTGGGAGCTGCTGGACGCAGGGGGGAAAGTCAACACTGTTCCAATCGCCAGGAATGTGAG
- the kifc3 gene encoding kinesin-like protein KIFC3 isoform X6, protein MNEIDEHPSAPPEPVHAKAGTLDGKGCLQEGDLLHIVKGTTDLEKHLEILVQENDRLKQELSGSQLRFQQLRSSLPPCTDCEHSKENSRLRKQMTVLRLELQEKTQLLSELEQHLKDVLQDRAEKEERLNKRIRDCHLALAKQSTPGVKYMTKKMEVESSRMKQDLEEAQSRNHYLQEQISIQRQLLTEQEQQLQDSWQTSAQLQAQIMMYEAELEQARGEMLAALQAMEDEKNQAIEEVFQHARSEMKTVHDNLNGVRINLLSIQPALKTLTNDYNCLKNHVRDFPCLLQDAVSQTKKEIYQAVEEAKEINQDLLRKYKREMQLRKKCHNELVRLRGNIRVLCRVRPITREDGAGPDNRNVISFDQDDDGVLYVSHRGKTSMFELDKVFQPHALQTDIFREVQALITSCIDGYNVCIFAYGQTGSGKTYTMEVFELGRVNRATDFTNVNERSSRSHALLIVSVTGINLTSGVRTTGKLNLVDLAGSERVGKSGAEGPRLREAQNINKSLLALGDVICALRSKQPYIPFRNSKLTYLLQDSLSGDSKTLMMVQVSPMEKNVNESICSLKFAQRVRSVELGAAGRRGESQHCSNRQECELESSLSAVQQGRHNSYSGGKSTAGKRRLVTSKIQRGIGPPGPSGHTSQPPSI, encoded by the exons ATGAACGAGATTGATGAACATCCATCTGCACCTCCTGAGCCAGTCCATGCCAAGGCAGGGACGTTGGATGGGAAGGGTTGCCTTCAGGAGGGAGATCTGCTCCACATTGTGAAG GGTACAACTGACCTGGAGAAACACTTAGAGATCTTGGTGCAGGAAAATGATCGACTGAAGCAGGAGCTAAGTGGCAGCCAGCTCCGGTTCCAGCAGCTGCGgtcctccctccccccctgcaCGGACTGTGAACACAGCAAG GAAAACTCTCGGTTACGGAAGCAAATGACAGTCTTACGGTTAGAGTTGCAAGAAAAGACCCAACTGCTGTCAGAGCTGGAACAGCACCTCAAAGATGTCCTTCAGGACAGAGCTGAGAAGGAAGAGAGGCTGAATAAGCGCATAAGGGACTGCCATCTAGCTCTGGCCAAGCAGTCCACACCAGGAGTAAAG TATATGACCAAAAAAATGGAAGTTGAATCATCGAGGATGAAGCAGGACTTAGAAGAAGCTCAGTCAAGGAATCATTATCTTCAGGAACAGATTAGTATTCAGAGGCAACTGCTGACAGAGCAAGAACAACAGCTTCAAGACTCTTGGCAAACATCAGCCCAGCTTCAAGCTCAG ATCATGATGTACGAGGCAGAGCTCGAACAAGCACGAGGGGAGATGCTTGCAGCACTTCAGGCAATGGAAGATGAGAAGAACCAGGCCATTGAAGAGGTCTTCCAGCATGCACGCTCTGAAATGAAGACTGTGCATGATAATCTGAATG GTGTCCGAATCAACCTTCTCTCCATCCAACCAGCCCTGAAGACACTGACTAATGATTACAACTGTCTGAAGAACCATGTCCGGGATTTTCCCTGTCTTCTGCAGGACGCCGTCAGTCAGACAAAAAAGGAA ATTTACCAAGCAGTGGAGGAAGCGAAGGAAATAAACCAGGATCTTCTGCGCAAGTACAAGCGGGAGATGCAGCTCCGCAAGAAATGCCACAATGAGCTGGTGCGGCTTCGAG GGAATATTCGTGTCTTGTGCAGAGTTCGACCTATAACCAGGGAGGATGGTGCGGGTCCCGACAACAGGAATGTCATTTCCTTCGATCAGGACGATGATGGAGTTTTGTACGTCTCACACCGTGGAAAAACCTCCATGTTTGAGCTGGATAAGGTTTTTCAGCCACATGCATTGCAAACAGAT ATATTCCGGGAGGTTCAAGCACTCATCACGTCCTGCATTGATGGGTACAACGTCTGCATATTTGCTTATGGACAAACGGGTTCTGGGAAGACGTACACAATGGAG GTTTTTGAACTTGGTCGTGTGAATCGGGCAACAGACTTCACAAATGTGAATGAGCGCAGCTCCCGATCCCACGCTCTGCTTATTGTTTCTGTGACTGGGATAAACCTCACCTCTGGAGTTCGAACAACAG GTAAATTAAACCTAGTGGACTTGGCAGGCTCTGAGCGTGTTGGGAAGTCGGGGGCAGAGGGTCCCCGGCTAAGAGAAGCTCAGAACATCAACAAGTCCCTGTTGGCCCTCGGTGATGTCATCTGTGCACTGCGCTCCAAACAGCCGTACATTCCTTTCCGTAACTCCAAGCTGACCTACCTGCTACAGGACTCCCTTAGCGGTGACAGCAAAACCCTCATGATGGTCCAG GTGTCTCCAATGGAGAAGAATGTCAATGAGAGCATTTGCTCACTGAAGTTTGCCCAGAGGGTGCGGTCAGTGGAACTGGGAGCTGCTGGACGCAGGGGGGAAAGTCAACACTGTTCCAATCGCCAGGAATGTGAG
- the kifc3 gene encoding kinesin-like protein KIFC3 isoform X1 yields the protein MNEIDEHPSAPPEPVHAKAGTLDGKGCLQEGDLLHIVKGTTDLEKHLEILVQENDRLKQELSGSQLRFQQLRSSLPPCTDCEHSKENSRLRKQMTVLRLELQEKTQLLSELEQHLKDVLQDRAEKEERLNKRIRDCHLALAKQSTPGVKYMTKKMEVESSRMKQDLEEAQSRNHYLQEQISIQRQLLTEQEQQLQDSWQTSAQLQAQIMMYEAELEQARGEMLAALQAMEDEKNQAIEEVFQHARSEMKTVHDNLNGVRINLLSIQPALKTLTNDYNCLKNHVRDFPCLLQDAVSQTKKEIYQAVEEAKEINQDLLRKYKREMQLRKKCHNELVRLRGNIRVLCRVRPITREDGAGPDNRNVISFDQDDDGVLYVSHRGKTSMFELDKVFQPHALQTDIFREVQALITSCIDGYNVCIFAYGQTGSGKTYTMEGLPEDPGINQRALQHLFGEVAERSADWDLTITVSMAEIYNETLRDLLGSDQQKTEDLTMRNLLAKDPSEKLEIKLSPDGSGQLYVPGLMQIRVQSVDDINKVFELGRVNRATDFTNVNERSSRSHALLIVSVTGINLTSGVRTTGKLNLVDLAGSERVGKSGAEGPRLREAQNINKSLLALGDVICALRSKQPYIPFRNSKLTYLLQDSLSGDSKTLMMVQVSPMEKNVNESICSLKFAQRVRSVELGAAGRRGESQHCSNRQECELESSLSAVQQGRHNSYSGGKSTAGKRRLVTSKIQRGIGPPGPSGHTSQPPSI from the exons ATGAACGAGATTGATGAACATCCATCTGCACCTCCTGAGCCAGTCCATGCCAAGGCAGGGACGTTGGATGGGAAGGGTTGCCTTCAGGAGGGAGATCTGCTCCACATTGTGAAG GGTACAACTGACCTGGAGAAACACTTAGAGATCTTGGTGCAGGAAAATGATCGACTGAAGCAGGAGCTAAGTGGCAGCCAGCTCCGGTTCCAGCAGCTGCGgtcctccctccccccctgcaCGGACTGTGAACACAGCAAG GAAAACTCTCGGTTACGGAAGCAAATGACAGTCTTACGGTTAGAGTTGCAAGAAAAGACCCAACTGCTGTCAGAGCTGGAACAGCACCTCAAAGATGTCCTTCAGGACAGAGCTGAGAAGGAAGAGAGGCTGAATAAGCGCATAAGGGACTGCCATCTAGCTCTGGCCAAGCAGTCCACACCAGGAGTAAAG TATATGACCAAAAAAATGGAAGTTGAATCATCGAGGATGAAGCAGGACTTAGAAGAAGCTCAGTCAAGGAATCATTATCTTCAGGAACAGATTAGTATTCAGAGGCAACTGCTGACAGAGCAAGAACAACAGCTTCAAGACTCTTGGCAAACATCAGCCCAGCTTCAAGCTCAG ATCATGATGTACGAGGCAGAGCTCGAACAAGCACGAGGGGAGATGCTTGCAGCACTTCAGGCAATGGAAGATGAGAAGAACCAGGCCATTGAAGAGGTCTTCCAGCATGCACGCTCTGAAATGAAGACTGTGCATGATAATCTGAATG GTGTCCGAATCAACCTTCTCTCCATCCAACCAGCCCTGAAGACACTGACTAATGATTACAACTGTCTGAAGAACCATGTCCGGGATTTTCCCTGTCTTCTGCAGGACGCCGTCAGTCAGACAAAAAAGGAA ATTTACCAAGCAGTGGAGGAAGCGAAGGAAATAAACCAGGATCTTCTGCGCAAGTACAAGCGGGAGATGCAGCTCCGCAAGAAATGCCACAATGAGCTGGTGCGGCTTCGAG GGAATATTCGTGTCTTGTGCAGAGTTCGACCTATAACCAGGGAGGATGGTGCGGGTCCCGACAACAGGAATGTCATTTCCTTCGATCAGGACGATGATGGAGTTTTGTACGTCTCACACCGTGGAAAAACCTCCATGTTTGAGCTGGATAAGGTTTTTCAGCCACATGCATTGCAAACAGAT ATATTCCGGGAGGTTCAAGCACTCATCACGTCCTGCATTGATGGGTACAACGTCTGCATATTTGCTTATGGACAAACGGGTTCTGGGAAGACGTACACAATGGAG GGGTTGCCGGAAGACCCTGGAATAAACCAGCGTGCTCTCCAGCATCTGTTTGGTGAAGTGGCAGAGCGCTCAGCAGACTGGGATCTCACCATCACCGTCAGCATGGCTGAGATCTACAATGAAACCCTCAG aGACCTGCTAGGGTCTGACCAGCAGAAGACTGAGGATCTAACTATGAG GAACTTGTTGGCCAAGGACCCCAGCGAGAAGCTTGAGATAAAGCTAAGTCCAGATGGCAGTGGGCAGCTGTATGTCCCAGGCCTGATGCAGATCAGAGTACAGAGTGTGGACGATATCAACAAG GTTTTTGAACTTGGTCGTGTGAATCGGGCAACAGACTTCACAAATGTGAATGAGCGCAGCTCCCGATCCCACGCTCTGCTTATTGTTTCTGTGACTGGGATAAACCTCACCTCTGGAGTTCGAACAACAG GTAAATTAAACCTAGTGGACTTGGCAGGCTCTGAGCGTGTTGGGAAGTCGGGGGCAGAGGGTCCCCGGCTAAGAGAAGCTCAGAACATCAACAAGTCCCTGTTGGCCCTCGGTGATGTCATCTGTGCACTGCGCTCCAAACAGCCGTACATTCCTTTCCGTAACTCCAAGCTGACCTACCTGCTACAGGACTCCCTTAGCGGTGACAGCAAAACCCTCATGATGGTCCAG GTGTCTCCAATGGAGAAGAATGTCAATGAGAGCATTTGCTCACTGAAGTTTGCCCAGAGGGTGCGGTCAGTGGAACTGGGAGCTGCTGGACGCAGGGGGGAAAGTCAACACTGTTCCAATCGCCAGGAATGTGAG